In one window of Agrobacterium larrymoorei DNA:
- a CDS encoding AAA family ATPase translates to MIKKQKKELFVDLVSIEPKEVKWLWEPFIPFSMITIMEGDPGIGKSYLAMHLAAQVSIGGKLPDGQKLRKGRVLYLSAEDDAAYTIRPRIDAMGGNVERIRVQGDFLSLDEKGLAALMREVRRQPPDLLILYPLFAYVPSGQDMYKPNVIRQLLSFLKKSPKLARLPF, encoded by the coding sequence ATGATCAAGAAACAGAAAAAAGAGCTGTTCGTTGACCTCGTGTCCATCGAACCGAAAGAGGTTAAATGGCTCTGGGAGCCGTTCATTCCCTTCAGCATGATCACCATCATGGAAGGCGACCCAGGTATCGGGAAGTCATATCTTGCCATGCATTTGGCCGCGCAGGTTTCCATAGGGGGTAAATTGCCGGATGGGCAAAAACTCAGGAAGGGCCGCGTTTTGTATCTGAGTGCTGAAGATGACGCAGCCTACACGATACGTCCGCGCATTGACGCGATGGGAGGCAACGTCGAGCGCATTCGGGTGCAGGGCGATTTCCTGTCCCTTGATGAAAAGGGGCTGGCTGCGCTAATGCGCGAGGTGCGACGGCAACCACCTGACTTGCTCATTCTTTATCCGCTGTTCGCGTATGTGCCGAGTGGGCAGGATATGTACAAACCGAATGTCATCAGGCAGCTTTTGTCTTTCCTAAAGAAATCGCCGAAGCTGGCGAGACTGCCGTTTTGA
- a CDS encoding DNA-primase RepB domain-containing protein — MRCQHFQGLKHENLSSPKRTHSNSQLFRDLNDDDHIIRSQHQFLQDVCNDIAEGSYTFLAFKQVTTGKWEDHAIKNAGSWRETLDLLREYSRWDYDQYFCPNSFSEERRKQLYALPTSFGWCDIDRSEPSIYEPVPSILWETSPQSYQGLWLWDRTHRATDAELFSKSLAYRHGGDNSGWSATKMLRIPGSVNHKPQYNEPFVKIIKSDWSEITSRPRPLEGVRHAVASALPTIDANPPSMTVMRF, encoded by the coding sequence GTGCGTTGCCAGCATTTCCAAGGCTTAAAACATGAAAATCTATCAAGCCCGAAACGGACGCATAGCAACTCTCAGCTTTTCCGCGACCTCAACGACGATGATCATATTATCCGTAGTCAGCACCAGTTCTTGCAGGATGTTTGTAACGACATCGCAGAGGGCAGCTATACATTTCTCGCCTTTAAACAGGTGACCACAGGTAAATGGGAAGACCACGCCATAAAAAACGCTGGTTCTTGGCGGGAAACCCTAGATTTGCTGCGAGAGTATTCCCGCTGGGATTACGACCAGTATTTTTGCCCAAATTCTTTTTCAGAGGAGCGCCGCAAGCAGCTATACGCGCTGCCGACATCTTTCGGCTGGTGCGACATAGATCGCAGCGAACCATCCATTTACGAGCCTGTGCCAAGTATCCTCTGGGAAACATCTCCTCAGAGTTATCAAGGTCTATGGTTGTGGGATAGGACGCACCGGGCGACCGATGCTGAACTATTCTCCAAGTCGCTCGCCTATCGGCATGGTGGTGACAATAGCGGCTGGTCCGCGACAAAGATGCTGCGTATCCCCGGATCGGTGAACCATAAACCCCAATATAACGAGCCGTTCGTCAAGATCATCAAAAGCGACTGGTCAGAAATTACATCGCGCCCTCGGCCATTAGAAGGCGTTCGTCATGCAGTTGCGTCTGCGTTGCCCACTATCGATGCCAATCCACCAAGCATGACCGTGATGCGGTTTTGA
- a CDS encoding helix-turn-helix domain-containing protein, whose translation MTKSTHTPEYRRLVELLIETRREAKLTQQQLANRIGKPQSYVAKVEGAERRIDVIEFAKLAKAMDESPTALLDRLLAAIEKLERSQDFP comes from the coding sequence GTGACGAAATCCACCCACACACCCGAGTATAGGCGTCTTGTCGAACTTCTCATAGAAACGCGGCGGGAGGCTAAACTGACGCAACAACAGCTTGCCAACCGTATCGGCAAGCCGCAGTCCTATGTGGCGAAAGTGGAAGGTGCTGAACGGCGTATCGACGTAATCGAATTCGCGAAGCTAGCCAAGGCCATGGACGAAAGCCCAACGGCGTTGCTCGATAGGCTGCTTGCCGCCATTGAAAAACTCGAAAGATCGCAAGATTTTCCCTGA
- a CDS encoding tyrosine-type recombinase/integrase — translation MRKKLTPKLLDNLPPAEGKRYEVRDELLSGLHVRVSNAGGKVWYLATRVDEKPKRIKLGTYPVLSLKDAREKAQTLLRDIQLGTFQQREVEPAPPVLTLGGIIPQFITRHAQRHTKDWKGTQSILMRMSGLHAIPINSIKRGDVTRELERLISDIGAKGGKGTRANRGLAAIKKLYTWCVDQGIVEISPVVGLKPPIKEESRDRVLTDNEIIAYWNGCEAEGYPFEQFGKLLLLTGQRRNEIASMRWSKIDLQRGTLTLKAERTKNGSAHIVPLSRQALDILRSIPRFLGSEYVFTSTGKTPISGFGRFKDRLDIFVGLEAENWRFHDVRRTAATNMAILKVQPHIIEAVLNHKSGIVSGVASIYNRHAYFDEKQERCKYGRIA, via the coding sequence ATGAGAAAGAAACTTACACCAAAACTCCTCGACAATCTCCCTCCCGCCGAAGGCAAGCGGTACGAGGTCCGCGACGAATTGTTGTCCGGCCTTCATGTTCGCGTATCGAATGCCGGTGGAAAGGTCTGGTATCTGGCGACCCGCGTTGATGAGAAGCCGAAACGCATCAAGCTCGGCACGTATCCGGTTCTGTCTTTGAAGGATGCGCGTGAAAAGGCACAAACACTGCTGCGCGATATTCAACTGGGCACATTCCAACAGCGCGAGGTTGAGCCAGCACCGCCAGTTTTGACGCTCGGTGGTATCATACCCCAGTTCATCACGCGACACGCCCAGCGGCACACCAAGGACTGGAAGGGTACTCAAAGCATTTTGATGCGCATGAGCGGCCTTCATGCAATACCAATCAACTCCATCAAGCGTGGGGATGTAACGCGTGAACTTGAACGCCTGATTAGCGACATCGGCGCAAAGGGAGGCAAAGGCACACGGGCGAACCGTGGATTGGCCGCGATCAAGAAACTTTATACGTGGTGCGTCGATCAGGGCATCGTAGAAATCTCGCCCGTGGTCGGCCTGAAGCCCCCTATCAAGGAGGAGTCGCGCGACCGTGTCCTGACAGATAACGAAATCATTGCCTATTGGAATGGATGTGAAGCTGAAGGCTACCCCTTCGAGCAGTTCGGCAAACTTCTTTTGCTGACCGGCCAGCGCCGCAACGAAATCGCATCCATGCGCTGGTCGAAAATCGACCTACAACGTGGAACTCTGACGCTCAAAGCTGAGCGTACGAAAAACGGCTCTGCGCATATCGTGCCTCTGTCCCGGCAGGCACTCGACATTCTGCGATCTATTCCGCGCTTTCTTGGTTCCGAATACGTATTCACTTCGACAGGCAAGACGCCGATTTCAGGCTTTGGCCGCTTCAAGGATCGTCTGGACATCTTTGTCGGTCTAGAAGCTGAGAACTGGCGCTTTCATGATGTTCGCCGCACCGCTGCAACGAATATGGCAATCCTCAAGGTGCAACCGCACATCATCGAAGCTGTGTTGAACCATAAATCCGGGATAGTCTCCGGGGTCGCATCCATCTACAATCGCCACGCGTATTTCGATGAGAAGCAGGAGCGTTGCAAATATGGGCGGATCGCGTGA
- the tnpA gene encoding IS66-like element accessory protein TnpA — protein MARMEIMSGTERRRRWSDEAKLRILAEADEPGARIGDVARRHDVHPGQIRLWRKSFNYVDRPTVFLPVEIVEEFGVSQASTTATRLAIVEILLRNGRSLKVPVDVELKLLGPLVACVEAA, from the coding sequence ATGGCCCGCATGGAGATCATGTCCGGTACCGAGCGCAGACGGCGCTGGTCGGACGAGGCGAAGCTGAGGATACTGGCGGAAGCTGATGAGCCGGGTGCTCGCATTGGTGACGTGGCGCGCCGGCATGACGTTCATCCTGGCCAGATCCGCTTGTGGCGAAAGTCGTTCAACTATGTTGATCGACCGACGGTGTTCCTTCCAGTGGAAATCGTGGAGGAGTTTGGCGTAAGTCAGGCGTCTACGACGGCAACGAGGCTGGCGATCGTCGAGATCTTGCTTCGAAACGGTCGGAGTTTGAAGGTTCCTGTTGACGTTGAGTTGAAACTGCTTGGCCCGCTCGTCGCTTGCGTGGAGGCGGCATGA
- the tnpB gene encoding IS66 family insertion sequence element accessory protein TnpB (TnpB, as the term is used for proteins encoded by IS66 family insertion elements, is considered an accessory protein, since TnpC, encoded by a neighboring gene, is a DDE family transposase.) → MIGPSGNVQVYLACGVTDMRRGIDGLSALVEGVIRQAPGSGAIFGFRGRRADRIKLLWWDGQGFCLFYKVLERGYFPWPAAKDGVVHLTQAQLSMLVEGIDWRRPTWTSAPHRTG, encoded by the coding sequence ATGATCGGGCCGTCAGGGAATGTACAGGTTTATCTGGCCTGCGGAGTGACTGACATGCGTCGCGGTATCGACGGTTTGTCAGCGCTGGTCGAGGGGGTGATCAGACAAGCGCCTGGTTCTGGCGCGATCTTCGGGTTCCGCGGCAGGCGCGCGGACCGAATCAAGCTTTTATGGTGGGACGGCCAAGGCTTTTGCCTGTTTTACAAGGTTTTGGAACGCGGATACTTCCCATGGCCGGCGGCCAAAGATGGCGTTGTGCATCTGACGCAGGCTCAGTTGTCGATGCTCGTCGAGGGGATCGACTGGCGACGACCGACATGGACGTCAGCGCCTCATCGCACGGGCTGA
- the tnpC gene encoding IS66 family transposase, whose translation METTPPQGQDELSALRALVAEQAAKLERQDAEVTKRDTIIDILRAQLELLRHRQHGASSEKIDRKIEQFELMLEEIEASRAEAEVRSGRTPLPELEDACEKPKRRPLPDGLPTEERIYPAPCNCPTCGGTSFLKAPDKVVQVMEHVPASVKIVRHVEKRFVCKDCDTSLSGKMPTLPIERGKPGPGLLAHIMVAKFDDHIPLYRLSEMYDRLGIDISRSVMADWMGHASALLGPLILLIRAHIAAVDRIHTDDTPVDVLDPGRGKTRTGRVWVYVFDGRGYQDPRPGAIAYYYSPDRKGVHPAEHLSNFSGVMHADGYAGYNKLYGNQIIEAACMAHVRRKFHDVIKLKPSTIAQEALSRIGALYDIEDRIRGMLPDERRDLRQQHAKPILDELKEWIEDVQTTLPQKQKLAEAMRYALSRWAALSVYLDDGRVEIDNNIAERAMRPLGIGRKNWLFAGSDKGGERIANILSIIETAKLHGHNPEAYLTDVLARIQDHPKDRLENLLPWNWTPANARCEAA comes from the coding sequence ATGGAAACAACGCCGCCACAGGGTCAGGACGAGCTATCTGCACTGCGTGCATTGGTTGCTGAACAGGCGGCGAAACTCGAGCGACAAGACGCGGAAGTTACCAAGCGCGATACCATAATCGACATTTTGCGCGCGCAGTTGGAGTTGCTGCGCCATCGACAGCATGGGGCCTCGTCCGAGAAAATAGACCGCAAGATCGAACAATTCGAACTGATGCTCGAGGAGATTGAAGCGTCCCGCGCCGAGGCTGAGGTTCGCTCTGGAAGGACACCACTGCCGGAGCTGGAAGATGCCTGCGAAAAGCCAAAACGCAGACCTTTGCCGGATGGGCTGCCGACAGAAGAGCGGATCTATCCGGCGCCGTGCAATTGCCCGACCTGCGGCGGGACATCGTTCCTGAAAGCACCTGATAAGGTGGTCCAGGTCATGGAGCATGTGCCGGCATCCGTGAAGATTGTTCGCCATGTCGAAAAGCGCTTCGTTTGCAAGGACTGCGACACTTCGTTGTCTGGCAAGATGCCGACCCTGCCGATCGAGCGCGGCAAACCCGGTCCCGGATTGCTTGCCCATATCATGGTCGCCAAATTCGACGATCACATCCCACTTTACCGACTGTCGGAGATGTACGATCGGCTTGGGATCGATATCTCCCGTTCCGTGATGGCCGACTGGATGGGGCATGCATCGGCTTTGCTCGGCCCCCTGATTTTGCTGATCAGAGCGCATATCGCGGCCGTCGATCGGATCCATACCGACGACACTCCGGTCGATGTTCTCGACCCTGGACGAGGAAAGACCAGGACCGGGAGGGTCTGGGTCTACGTCTTCGATGGGCGTGGCTATCAAGATCCCAGGCCCGGAGCGATCGCTTATTATTACAGCCCTGACCGCAAGGGGGTTCACCCAGCCGAACATCTTTCCAACTTCAGTGGCGTGATGCACGCGGACGGCTATGCTGGCTACAACAAGCTGTACGGCAATCAGATCATAGAGGCTGCCTGCATGGCGCATGTACGCCGCAAATTCCATGACGTGATCAAACTCAAGCCATCAACGATCGCGCAGGAAGCGCTGTCGCGCATTGGTGCTCTCTACGATATCGAGGATCGTATCCGTGGCATGTTGCCTGACGAGAGGCGGGATTTGCGCCAGCAGCATGCCAAACCCATCCTGGACGAGCTGAAAGAGTGGATTGAGGATGTCCAGACAACACTGCCACAGAAACAGAAGCTGGCGGAAGCGATGCGGTATGCGCTGTCACGATGGGCAGCATTGAGCGTCTATCTTGATGACGGCCGGGTTGAAATCGACAACAACATAGCTGAGCGTGCCATGCGACCACTGGGAATTGGCCGAAAGAACTGGTTATTTGCGGGCTCCGACAAGGGTGGTGAGCGCATCGCAAATATCTTGAGCATCATCGAAACCGCAAAGCTTCATGGCCACAATCCGGAAGCCTATCTGACCGATGTGCTGGCCCGGATCCAGGATCATCCCAAAGACCGACTTGAAAATCTGCTGCCTTGGAACTGGACGCCGGCAAACGCTCGGTGCGAGGCTGCCTGA
- a CDS encoding helix-turn-helix transcriptional regulator yields the protein MQKGVTMTKQRTEISLENQIFLSRKDLHDLGIRVSSATLIRWQNAGRFPKAARLGGTRLAWPRDKVMAWCEKSIKDGENFTYADF from the coding sequence ATGCAGAAAGGTGTTACCATGACAAAGCAACGAACTGAAATCTCGCTCGAAAACCAGATTTTCCTAAGCAGGAAAGACCTGCATGATTTGGGAATTCGTGTATCTTCAGCAACCCTAATTAGATGGCAAAATGCTGGACGTTTTCCAAAAGCGGCGCGTCTCGGTGGCACAAGACTCGCATGGCCTAGAGATAAGGTCATGGCGTGGTGCGAGAAATCCATCAAAGACGGTGAGAACTTCACCTACGCCGACTTCTGA